A single region of the Populus nigra chromosome 2, ddPopNigr1.1, whole genome shotgun sequence genome encodes:
- the LOC133681358 gene encoding glucan endo-1,3-beta-glucosidase 7-like, which produces MVVLPSTVAFLLLSFLQTVKIANSQSFIGINYGQLAANLPPPPSTAKLLQSTSIQKVRLYGSDPAIIKALANTGIRIVVGTANGDIQGLASDPNFAKSWINTNVLPFYPASNIILITVGNEVMTSNDQNLMNKLLPAMQNVQNALNDASLGGKIKVSTVHPMGVLKQSEPPSSGSFDPSYGDLMKGLLEFNSANGSPFAINPYPYFAYRSDPRPETLAFCLFQPNAGRMDGNTKIKYMNMFDAQVDAVYSALNSMGFKNVEIVVAETGWPYKGDDNEVGPSIENAKAYNGNLIAHLRSMVGTPLMPGKSVDTYLFALYDEDLKPGPGSERSFGLFKTDLTMVYDVGLSTSSQPPVAAPQPLLPPPPPTTTITNNSSSTRTSSNRSTSSSSSISTRSKRWSVFWLVFLELKIFRIGVSRDIFN; this is translated from the exons ATGGTGGTGCTTCCTTCTACTGTTGCTTTCCTACTCCTTTCCTTCTTACAGACTGTAAAAATCGCTA ACTCGCAATCATTCATCGGTATAAACTATGGCCAACTTGCGGCCAAccttccaccaccaccatccaCCGCAAAGCTTCTTCAATCCACATCAATCCAAAAGGTTCGATTATATGGATCGGACCCCGCTATAATCAAAGCCTTAGCCAACACCGGAATTAGAATTGTTGTCGGCACTGCAAATGGTGACATTCAAGGACTGGCCTCTGATCCCAATTTTGCCAAGAGCTGGATCAACACAAACGTGCTTCCCTTCTATCCAGCTAGCAATATCATCCTCATCACTGTTGGCAACGAGGTCATGACTTCCAATGACCAGAATCTCATGAACAAGCTCTTACCAGCAATGCAAAATGTACAGAATGCTCTAAATGATGCATCGCTCGGGGGTAAAATTAAGGTCTCCACAGTTCATCCGATGGGAGTGCTCAAGCAGTCTGAGCCACCTTCTTCTGGAAGCTTTGATCCAAGTTATGGGGATCTGATGAAGGGCTTGTTGGAGTTTAATAGTGCGAATGGTTCGCCTTTCGCAATCAATCCCTACCCTTACTTTGCTTACAGAAGCGATCCAAGGCCTGAGACTCTTGCTTTTTGCCTTTTTCAACCGAATGCAGGACGAATGGATGGAAACACTAAGATCAAGTACATGAACATGTTCGATGCTCAG GTGGATGCAGTTTATTCTGCACTGAATTCTATGGGATTTAAGAATGTTGAGATTGTGGTGGCTGAGACTGGATGGCCATATAAAGGAGATGACAACGAAGTAGGGCCAAGCATTGAGAATGCCAAGGCTTACAATGGCAATTTGATTGCACATCTTCGATCGATGGTGGGCACTCCACTCATGCCAGGAAAATCAGTGGATACATACCTCTTTGCTCTTTATGACGAAGACTTGAAACCTGGACCTGGTTCTGAGCGATCATTTGGACTTTTCAAGACTGATCTCACCATGGTTTATGATGTTGGACTCTCTACAAGTAGCCAG CCACCAGTAGCAGCACCACAACCGCTGCTGCCGCCACCGCCACCCACCACCACAATCACCAACAATAGCAGCAGTACAAGAACGAGCAGTAATAGGAGcacaagcagcagcagcagcataaGCACGAGGAGCAAAAGATGGAGTGTTTTTTGGTTGGTTTTTctagaattgaaaatttttagaattggAGTTTCGAGAGATatatttaattag